From Cytophagales bacterium, the proteins below share one genomic window:
- a CDS encoding DUF4157 domain-containing protein → MARGIIRRKSIETVVQPKLKVGQPGDKYEQEADAMADRVVSYTAPNAAVQMAPSDEDSVAMKTGEETVNMQAEEEQVAMSREDESQVSMKEDVEVDMMADEEQVAAKEEDKVEMKEDEVSMKEDPEEDSAQVSLKEKDDVSMKKEDDVSMKEDEKVDMMTDEEQVATKEDDEMAMKEDEDVSMKEEEGVDMTKDEEMQMKCASCENEKARMKPAIQTSTGGARHAASDVAQRISQTRGGGMAMSQQTTQEMGQKMGADFSSVRIHKDEQAAQLNSDLGSKAFAVGKDVYFNQGEYNPGTKKGKHLLAHELTHTMQQGAVRNTAPATTGAPGLQQAEDLASSRFSGNRYLETVFDGRSSFSQKRNKKGRHVRLVQQALLAQGYSLPVHGADSDFGQETEEAVRAFQIDHGTAIDGVVGKNTLRLLDMDISGGTVSTGPAPTPVPATAAFSEAANETFAGYDASAAPNWLVVPVNGRRRADVAITPAGTVPTYVSDTPGVATVHTTDDGIVVTGVGVGTANITARNGPTILATLRVSVKAQIDRSVAFHYVSDSRAAAAGGPHSSNGAPSGDEMRSLLNRVWHRQANIRFTDAGFHNVVVPGDLGAAVEWQTALGGGEWHTVTATGTGADYNVFRVWDYLQDGRGTNGGANLGNNTMIADATCGDGWGLPHEAGHYLGLGHGTAFIMTPCGARADQRVSKAQVDTVNP, encoded by the coding sequence ATGGCAAGAGGTATCATTAGGAGAAAATCAATAGAAACAGTGGTCCAACCAAAACTTAAGGTAGGACAACCTGGAGATAAATATGAGCAGGAAGCCGATGCTATGGCTGATCGGGTTGTGTCCTATACAGCCCCCAATGCAGCAGTTCAGATGGCCCCATCGGACGAAGATTCCGTGGCGATGAAGACGGGAGAAGAAACGGTGAACATGCAAGCAGAGGAAGAACAAGTAGCCATGAGTCGTGAGGATGAAAGCCAGGTTTCCATGAAAGAAGACGTGGAAGTGGACATGATGGCAGATGAAGAACAAGTCGCTGCCAAAGAGGAAGATAAAGTGGAAATGAAGGAGGATGAGGTATCAATGAAAGAGGATCCGGAGGAGGATTCAGCACAGGTTTCGCTCAAAGAAAAAGATGATGTCTCCATGAAAAAAGAGGATGACGTCTCGATGAAGGAAGACGAGAAGGTGGATATGATGACGGACGAGGAGCAGGTCGCCACAAAGGAAGATGATGAAATGGCCATGAAAGAAGATGAGGACGTTTCAATGAAGGAAGAGGAAGGAGTGGATATGACGAAGGATGAAGAAATGCAGATGAAATGTGCTTCCTGTGAAAATGAAAAAGCAAGAATGAAACCAGCCATTCAAACCAGTACAGGAGGGGCACGACATGCCGCTTCGGATGTTGCCCAGCGAATTTCTCAAACTCGGGGAGGAGGTATGGCCATGAGCCAACAAACAACCCAGGAGATGGGGCAGAAAATGGGTGCGGATTTTAGTTCTGTTCGGATTCATAAAGATGAGCAGGCAGCACAATTGAACAGTGATCTCGGTTCCAAAGCCTTTGCGGTAGGCAAGGATGTTTACTTTAATCAGGGAGAATATAACCCCGGAACCAAAAAAGGTAAGCACTTACTGGCACACGAGTTGACGCATACTATGCAGCAAGGAGCCGTCCGGAATACAGCACCGGCAACAACTGGAGCACCTGGATTACAACAGGCGGAAGACCTGGCTTCATCAAGGTTTTCCGGTAACCGATACCTGGAAACAGTCTTTGATGGAAGGTCTTCATTTAGTCAAAAAAGAAACAAGAAGGGCCGCCATGTTCGATTGGTACAGCAAGCTTTATTGGCTCAAGGATATTCACTGCCCGTTCATGGAGCGGATAGTGATTTCGGACAAGAAACCGAAGAGGCGGTACGGGCTTTTCAGATCGATCATGGCACTGCTATCGATGGAGTGGTTGGAAAGAATACCTTACGATTATTGGATATGGATATATCTGGCGGAACTGTTTCTACTGGTCCCGCTCCAACTCCGGTTCCCGCTACGGCGGCTTTTTCGGAAGCAGCCAACGAAACTTTTGCAGGATATGACGCTTCCGCAGCGCCGAATTGGTTAGTCGTTCCGGTTAATGGAAGACGGAGGGCAGATGTAGCTATCACTCCTGCTGGTACCGTGCCGACTTACGTGAGTGATACGCCAGGAGTAGCTACTGTTCATACAACCGATGATGGAATCGTCGTAACGGGTGTTGGAGTAGGTACCGCGAATATTACCGCCAGGAACGGACCTACGATCCTGGCAACACTACGCGTATCCGTAAAAGCTCAAATTGATAGGAGTGTGGCTTTTCACTATGTTTCAGATTCAAGAGCCGCGGCGGCAGGAGGTCCTCATAGCTCCAACGGTGCGCCTTCAGGTGATGAGATGAGATCGCTACTCAATCGTGTATGGCACAGGCAGGCCAATATTCGTTTCACCGATGCGGGTTTCCATAATGTCGTGGTGCCTGGAGATCTGGGCGCAGCAGTGGAGTGGCAAACTGCACTGGGAGGTGGTGAGTGGCATACCGTTACTGCAACGGGAACCGGAGCTGATTACAACGTTTTCCGAGTTTGGGATTACCTGCAAGACGGAAGAGGTACCAATGGTGGAGCTAATCTCGGCAATAATACCATGATCGCTGATGCGACTTGTGGCGACGGCTGGGGACTGCCACATGAAGCCGGGCATTATTTAGGATTAGGACATGGGACAGCCTTCATTATGACCCCTTGTGGAGCCCGTGCGGACCAGCGAGTAAGTAAGGCGCAAGTAGATACAGTCAACCCTTAA
- a CDS encoding ATP-binding protein, giving the protein MVTEKIIDNASDLEKELTWFKEILKTRSALNSNKETPYKQVEEIDPPYFNGSTSAYSKFVRTHELNFDERFILILALVPHIKPELLDAFLVKNNMTQKIYTEFGGKTGKDHAGFLPTGETAMFILAGRNLAKRFYLQRLFENGHIFAKESILWLEDVNGGEPFLSGALTVSQELLDLFTTGEVRKPVFSQQFPARLLTTPMDWEDLVLPNPVRNRILEIETWLHHHEVLMNDWGMDKKLKAGYRALFYGPPGTGKTLTASLIGKKIGADVYQIDLSKVVSKFIGETEKNLSRVFDRAENKDWILFFDEAEALFGKRTSVNDAHDRYANQEVAYLLQRIEDYNGLVILASNLRSNLDDAFTRRFQTMVHFPVPKPEERMKLWKQGFPAVAALESRIDLRDISKKYELAGGSIINIVQYCSLMALKREDQTIRLQDIIEGVRREFHKSGMTL; this is encoded by the coding sequence ATGGTAACGGAAAAGATCATCGATAATGCCTCCGACCTGGAGAAGGAACTTACCTGGTTCAAGGAGATCCTGAAAACGCGTTCGGCGCTCAATTCGAATAAGGAGACACCCTATAAACAGGTCGAAGAGATTGATCCGCCTTATTTCAATGGCAGTACTTCTGCTTATTCGAAATTTGTCCGCACGCACGAACTCAACTTCGACGAGCGGTTCATCCTGATCCTGGCATTGGTACCTCATATCAAGCCGGAACTGCTGGACGCCTTTTTGGTCAAAAACAACATGACCCAAAAGATCTACACAGAATTTGGAGGGAAGACAGGAAAAGATCATGCCGGATTTTTACCTACCGGGGAGACAGCCATGTTTATCCTGGCAGGGAGAAACCTGGCCAAAAGGTTTTACCTGCAGCGACTCTTTGAGAATGGTCATATTTTCGCGAAAGAAAGTATCCTTTGGCTTGAGGATGTTAATGGAGGAGAACCCTTCCTTAGCGGTGCACTTACCGTCTCTCAAGAATTACTGGACCTGTTTACCACCGGTGAGGTTCGGAAGCCCGTATTCAGTCAACAGTTTCCGGCGCGACTACTCACTACTCCCATGGATTGGGAAGACCTGGTGTTGCCCAATCCCGTTCGTAATCGCATTCTGGAAATAGAGACCTGGTTGCATCATCATGAAGTGCTGATGAATGACTGGGGCATGGACAAAAAACTGAAAGCAGGCTACCGGGCACTGTTTTATGGTCCTCCCGGAACAGGAAAGACGCTTACAGCTTCTCTGATTGGTAAAAAGATCGGAGCGGATGTCTACCAGATAGATTTGTCCAAGGTGGTTTCCAAGTTCATTGGAGAAACGGAAAAGAACCTTTCAAGGGTGTTTGACCGGGCGGAGAATAAGGACTGGATCCTGTTTTTTGATGAAGCGGAAGCCTTGTTCGGAAAGCGAACATCAGTGAATGATGCCCATGACCGATACGCCAATCAGGAAGTGGCCTATCTGCTACAAAGAATCGAGGACTACAATGGATTGGTGATCCTGGCTTCCAACCTCAGGTCGAACCTTGACGATGCATTTACCCGCCGTTTCCAGACCATGGTACATTTCCCTGTTCCTAAACCTGAAGAGCGAATGAAGCTTTGGAAGCAGGGATTTCCGGCAGTAGCAGCACTTGAATCACGCATTGATCTTAGGGACATTTCTAAGAAGTATGAATTGGCCGGTGGATCCATCATCAACATTGTGCAATACTGCTCCTTGATGGCTTTGAAAAGAGAAGATCAGACCATCCGATTGCAGGACATCATCGAAGGAGTCCGACGAGAATTTCATAAAAGTGGCATGACCCTATAA